The Halostagnicola kamekurae sequence GGCGTCGACATCTTCAGTCCGCCGCGGGAAAATCCGAGTTGGCGGGATCCCTCCTCCGAGTGATTGGGCGATCGAAGCGCATTCGCGTTTGAGTAGCCCGTTTTCCCGTCGTACCTCGAGTCAACGATGAGCTATATGACTTGTGACTACGTCGTCTGACGCACTTCCGATCTGACCACGATAAAATACCACGGAGTTATATTCTCCCTGCGTCAAGGGTGGCCGATGGCAACGGAGTCGCAAGCGGTGCACGCGGGCCGTATCGAGACGTTCATCAGCCGATTGGGGCCGACGTGGCTCGCCGGCGCGGTCGCGGCGGGGCCGGCGACGATGGCGAGCCTGCTCACGGCGGGGGCGAGTTTCGGCTACGCGCTCCTGTGGGTCGTGGTCGTCTCCGCCGTGCTGGGAACGATCGGACAGTACCTCGCGATGCGACTGGGCTTGCTCACCGAGCAGGGTATCGTCGCGGTCGTCGAGGACCGCCTCGGGGAGTTCTGGGCGTGGGTGCTCCTCGTCGATGCGGTGCTGGCCGCGGGGCTCGCCCAACTGGTGATCATGAAGACGCTCGCCGACGTCAGCGCGACGATGGCTGGTACCGTTGGCTTGGGTGCGGTGGCCGACCCGCGCGTGTGGGGAACCGTCTGGGCGGTCTTTCTCGCGCTTACACTCGCCGGCGGGGGATATCGGTTCGCGGAACTCGGCGCGAAGGTCATCGTCTCGCTCGTCGTCCTCGCGTTCGTCGCCGCGGCGTTCGTCGTCCCGATCGATCCGGCGAGTGCGGCTTCGGGCCTGCAACCGGTTATTCCGGCCGGCGTCGATGGCGCGCTCGTCGCTGCGGGGATCCTCGGCGGCGCGGTCCACATCACGCTCCTGACGATGCAGAGCTACACGATGCGGGCCCGCGGGTGGACTCGAGCCGACGAATCGATCGCGCGATTCGACCTCCTCAGTTCGATGCTGGTCGCGTTCGGCATCTTCAGCCTCGCGATTTTTCTCGTCGCCGCGAGCGTGTTGCCCGAGTCCGGGCTGAATCCGTCGACGATCACGGAGATCCAGGCCGCGCAGGCGCTCGGCCCCGTCGCGGGCGAACACGCCGTCTGGCTGTTCCTGCTCGGTCTGTGGGGAGCCGCGATGTCGACGCTCGGGGGCAACACGATCGTGGCGCCGTACCTCCTCGCCGACAAACTCGGCTGGGAGCGCTCGGTCGAGGACTCTCGATTCCGCGCGACCATCGTCGTCGTCGCGCTCGTCTCCGCGCTCGGGGCGTTTCTCGGCGGAACCTTCTTCCAGCTGCTCGTCCTCGTCCTCGCGTTTGGACTCGTGGGAACGCCGTTCGCACTCGTCGTGATCCTCTTCTTGCTGAACGACCCCGACGCGGTTCCCGAGACGAACTCGCCGCTCGAGAACGCCGGCGGGATCGCCCTCCTGTTGGTCGCCGTCGTGCTCGCCGCGGAGTTCGTTCGCGGCGAACTCGCGACGGTGACCGAGCCGGCCTCGGCGTTCGTCGTCGCGTTCGCCGTCGCGATGTCTCTCGCGGTGCTCGGTATCTGTGGAATGTATCTGCGTGGCCACGTTTTCGGTTAGTCGTCGCTGACGAGCGGTCGCTGTCAGAAGTGAAATGCTCGCCGTTTTCGGGTTTGCAAGTAGGTGTTCGAGAATCCGTTGTGGGCAAGCGAAGGTGTGTCAACGTCTACTCGTGGTTCTGAGAAACGAATCCGGATGCTATCGACCGTAGGTCTCGAGTGCGTCCCACTCTCGAGCCATGAGTTTGCGAACGCCCTCGGAGAGGATCCCCTCGCCGAGCGAGGTCGCTCGGTAGTACGAGTACAGCCCGTCTCGATCCGGCGATTTCCGCTTTCGGTTCTCGACTAATCCGACCTCGATGAGCTCTTCGAGGTGGTAATGCAACGTATTCGACCGGACCTCGAGGCGCTCACGCAGTTCACTGGCGCTCTGGGGACCGTCCCCGACGAGCGTGTCGACGATTCGAAACCTCGTTTCGTTCCCGATCGAGCGTTGCATCGCGAGGTACTCCTCGAGCGAGAGAATGCTGTTCTCGGGGAGCAACTCCTCCCGTTCTCGCCCCGCCGCTCGTTCGGACTCTGCCATATGCTCTCTTATACGCACCACTGTATAAGTATTCGCTGACTCAGTAGTCGCTGAAATAGCTATACTTTATATATATAATCGCGAACCAGTTTCACTATGCGCGACCGTCTGATTGCCGAACTCGGCGACCTGCAACGACCCCGTTTTCTCGTCTACTTGATGGGGCCCTACGAAGCGTTCGACGTGGATCGGGTGCTCGAGGAATCCGAACCCGATTCGATCCCCGAATCGGTCGATTTCGGAACGCTCGTCGACTCCGAACACGCTCTCGAGCGCGAGGAGGCGACGCTTGACTTGCTGCTCGACGTCCGAGATCGGCTTCGGATCGACGCCGGAGTCAACGTGTTTCTCGCCATCGATGTCGATATTCCGCTTGCGGAGATGGACGCGGCGACCCAGAGCATTGAGTTCGCTCGTGCGAGTAACGCCGTCGTCTACGTCGTGCCGGCAGTCGGCGACAACCTCGGTGTCGGAATCGAAACCGGTGCCGTTCTCGAGGCGCTTTTCAGCGATGAACTCGCGAATGACCGTCAGGAGCGCGTGCTGTTCGTCCACGAATCGAGCGTCCGAAGCGCGATGATTGCGGCCGTTCGCGATCGCTGGGAAGCGCGGATCTACGCTTACGACGACCGTTCGGATCTGGTACGACAGGTTCGCTTGTTCGTTCGCGATCTCGTTCGAAAAGAACGAACCGGCGAGTTATCGCGACTCGAGTGAGCAGGGGCACTTCGATTTTCGTCTGGAGTCCCCGAGGTAGTTTACTCGAGGGACTTCTCCATGGCGACGTGGGGTATTCCCGCCTCTTCGAACTCCTCGCCGTAGCGCTCGTAGCCGAGTTCGTCGTAGAAGCCGGCCGCTCGAGTCTGTGCGTGCAGCTTGAGCGTCTCCAGATCGTTCGACGCGGCCGCCGCCTCGAGGGCGTCCATCAGCGCTCGCCCGACGCCGGTACCGCGGTGGGACTCGAGCACCGCGACGCGTTCGACTTTCCCGACGCTGTCTTCGGGTTCTCGGAGTCGGGCGGCACCGATCGGCTGCTCGTCGTCGTCCTCGTAGGCGACGAAGTGGACGGCCTCGTCTTCGTGCTCGTCGTACTCTAGCTCCTCGTCGACGCCCTGCTCTTCGACGAAGACCCGCCGGCGCACGTTGAAGGCGTCCTCAAGTCGGTCGTCGTCGGCGACGCGGACGGCTGTCATTGAGTCGATGTACGGGCTCGAGGCCGAGAACGTTGCGGATCTCGACGCGGTGTGCGTTTCGCGCGGATCGAATCGGTCTCGGCGCGTGGGCATGCTCGAGCGCGGGTGCTCACTGGATAGCTCAAAAGAAAAACGCAGAGTCGCTGGCGTCGACCGCAGACCGAGCGCAAAACCGCTTACGCGAGTCTCTCGAAAGTGTCAGACCGCTTTGCGGCCTGACTGTCCGAAAACTGGCTTACGCCAGTTTTTCGATGTTGTCGACGACTTCTTCCGCGTACTCGCTCGTCGCGAGCTTCTCGGCGTCCTCGAGCTGGCGCTCGAGGTCGTAGGTGACCTTTCCGGACGAGATCGTCTCTTCGACGGCGTCGCGAACGAGGTCGGCGGCGTCGTCCCAGCCCATGTACTCGAGCATCATGCGGCCCGAGAGGATCATCGCGGTCGGGTTGACCTTGTCCTGGCCCTCGTATTTCGGCGCGGAGCCGTGGACGGGCTCGGCGAGCATTCGGCCCTCGCCGAAGTTTCCGCCGGGGGCGATGCCGAGACCGCCGATCTGCGCGCCGGCGGCGTCGGACATGTAGTCGCCGTTCAGGTTCATCGTCGCGATGACGTCGTAGTTGTCAGTCCGGGTAAGAAGCTGCTGGAGCATGTTGTCGGCGATGCGGTCGTTGACGACGAGCGTGTCGTCGTCGACTTCGCCGTCCTGTTCCTCCCAGAGGGTGTCCTCGGTGATGACCTCGTCGCCGTACTCCTCCTCTGCGACCTCGTAGCCCCAGTCGCGGAACTGGCCCTCGGTGAACTTCATGATGTTCCCCTTGTGGACCAGCGTGACGGAGTCGCGGTCGTTCTCGAGGGCGTAGTCGATCGCCTCGCGGACGAGTCGCTTCGTTCCGAACTCGGTGATCGGCTTGATGCCGATGCCGACGGGGCCGTCGTGGATGACGTCGTCTGCGCCCATCTCCTCTTCGACGAACTCCTTGACCTGCTCGACTTCGTCGGTGCCGGCCTCCCACTCGATGCCGGCGTAGACGTCCTCGGTGTTCTCTCGGAAGGTGACCATGTCCATCTGCTCCGGTTCGGAGACCGGAGACGGGACGCCCTCGAGGTGGTAGGTCGGTCGGACGTTCGCGTACAGGTCGAGGAGCTTTCGCAGTCCGACGTTCAGCGATCGGAAGCCGGCACCGACGGGCGTCGTAAGCGGGCCCTTGATCGCGACGCGGTGTTCTTTGATGGCCTCGACGGTCTCGTCCGGAAGGTTCTCGTCGTACATCTCTCGCGCGGACTCGCCGGCGTAGACGCGCATCCAGTTGATCTCGCGGCCGGTCGCCTCTGCGGCGGCCTCGAGCACTTTCTGTGCGGCGGGACCGACGTCGCTACCCACACCGTCACCGTAGATGATCGGGATGATCGGGTCGTCGGGAACCTCGAGTTCGTCCTCGGAACCGTCCTTCAGCGTGATCTTCTCCCCCTGCTCGGGGACCTCGATCTTGTCGTAGCTCATTTCGTCTAGACGGTTCTTCGAAGGGGGTAAAAGGTCTCTCATTTCCACGTTAGATCGACGATCGTCGTAGCACATGTTTATTATCGTCGATGAGAACAACTCGAGTATGCTCCGTCCGCCACAGCACGCGCCCGAGCGCTGTCCGCTTTGTCGATCGACGCTCTCGAACGTCCAGGGCCTCTCTGCCTGCCCCGATTGCGAGTGGACCGGACGTTAACCCGTTTTCGTCGTCCTCGATAGCCCGTTTCGAACCGGTACCGGGGGTCGTCTCGAGCGTCGATTCGACCCATGAAGGTGATCCGCCAGGCGGAACCTCTTTTTGCCGACCGATCCAACCCGGGAGCATGAGCGAAACGGAAGTCGATCTCGAGGCCGAGATGTACGAAAAGCACCGCGAAGCCGGCGAAATCCTTGCACAGGTACGCGAGGAGGCCGCAGATCGCGTCGAGGTCGGCGCGAGCCACCTCGAGGTCGCCGAGTACGCCGAGGACAGGATCCGAGAGCTGGGCGGGAAGCCGGCGTTTCCAGTGAACATCTCGATCGACGAGGAAGCGGCGCACGCGACGCCGAGCATCGGCGACGAATCCACTTTCGGCGAGGAGATGGTCAACCTCGACATCGGCGTCCACGTCGACGGCTGGCTGGCGGATACCGCGATTACCGTCGACCTCTCTGGCAACCCGGAACTCGCCGAGGCGTCCGAACAGGCCCTCGAGGCCGCACTCGACGTGATCGAACCGGGCGTGAACACGGGCGATATCGGGGCCGAAATCGAGGACGTGATCGACGGTTACGGCTTCAATCCCGTCGTCAACCTCACTGGCCACGGCCTCGGCCACTGGGAACAACACACCAGTCCGAACATCCCGAACCGCGCCGTCTCGCAGGGAACGACGCTCGAGACCGGCGACGTCGTCGCCATCGAGCCGTTCGCGACCGACGGCGGCGGGAAGGTCACCGAGGGCTCGAGCGAGGAGATCTTCTCGCTCGAGCGCGAGGGCTCGGTCCGAAATCGTCAGGCGCGCGAGGCGCTCGAACAGATCACCGACGAGTTCCGGACGCTCCCGTTCGCAACCCGCTGGCTCGAGACGGACCGACCGGAAGTCGCGCTGCGGCGACTCAAACGCAACGACATCGTTCACGGCTACCCGGTTCTCAAGGAGGACGACGGCTTCCTGGTGAGCCAGAAGGAACACACGGTCATCGTCACCGACGACGGCTGTGAGGTAACAACGCGATAGCGCGCCCTTCTTCGGCCTGATATCCCTTTCTTCGAACCGTAGCGTCATCTCTTCCGATCCTAGCTCCATCTCCGATCCGGCAGTGCTCTTCTTCGAACCAACACGCCACTCACAGCGTATCGCTCGAAAAAACGGTCGTCAGTGGATCCCACCAGTTGTCGTCCGCCCAGCGCAACTGTTTCGGTCTCTGGGACGAAGTGTTCTACAGTCGACTCAGGCGTTGTTCATGCGCTGGCTCGATCGGTTCCCACAGCGCTGACATTCGGCCACCCGGTAGGGCTCGCGAGAGAACTGCGCGTTTTCCTGTTTGAGACTCTCGGTTCGGATCTGCA is a genomic window containing:
- a CDS encoding NRAMP family divalent metal transporter: MATESQAVHAGRIETFISRLGPTWLAGAVAAGPATMASLLTAGASFGYALLWVVVVSAVLGTIGQYLAMRLGLLTEQGIVAVVEDRLGEFWAWVLLVDAVLAAGLAQLVIMKTLADVSATMAGTVGLGAVADPRVWGTVWAVFLALTLAGGGYRFAELGAKVIVSLVVLAFVAAAFVVPIDPASAASGLQPVIPAGVDGALVAAGILGGAVHITLLTMQSYTMRARGWTRADESIARFDLLSSMLVAFGIFSLAIFLVAASVLPESGLNPSTITEIQAAQALGPVAGEHAVWLFLLGLWGAAMSTLGGNTIVAPYLLADKLGWERSVEDSRFRATIVVVALVSALGAFLGGTFFQLLVLVLAFGLVGTPFALVVILFLLNDPDAVPETNSPLENAGGIALLLVAVVLAAEFVRGELATVTEPASAFVVAFAVAMSLAVLGICGMYLRGHVFG
- a CDS encoding winged helix-turn-helix domain-containing protein, translating into MAESERAAGREREELLPENSILSLEEYLAMQRSIGNETRFRIVDTLVGDGPQSASELRERLEVRSNTLHYHLEELIEVGLVENRKRKSPDRDGLYSYYRATSLGEGILSEGVRKLMAREWDALETYGR
- a CDS encoding DUF7509 family protein, with translation MRDRLIAELGDLQRPRFLVYLMGPYEAFDVDRVLEESEPDSIPESVDFGTLVDSEHALEREEATLDLLLDVRDRLRIDAGVNVFLAIDVDIPLAEMDAATQSIEFARASNAVVYVVPAVGDNLGVGIETGAVLEALFSDELANDRQERVLFVHESSVRSAMIAAVRDRWEARIYAYDDRSDLVRQVRLFVRDLVRKERTGELSRLE
- a CDS encoding GNAT family N-acetyltransferase, translating into MTAVRVADDDRLEDAFNVRRRVFVEEQGVDEELEYDEHEDEAVHFVAYEDDDEQPIGAARLREPEDSVGKVERVAVLESHRGTGVGRALMDALEAAAASNDLETLKLHAQTRAAGFYDELGYERYGEEFEEAGIPHVAMEKSLE
- the icd gene encoding isocitrate dehydrogenase (NADP(+)) yields the protein MSYDKIEVPEQGEKITLKDGSEDELEVPDDPIIPIIYGDGVGSDVGPAAQKVLEAAAEATGREINWMRVYAGESAREMYDENLPDETVEAIKEHRVAIKGPLTTPVGAGFRSLNVGLRKLLDLYANVRPTYHLEGVPSPVSEPEQMDMVTFRENTEDVYAGIEWEAGTDEVEQVKEFVEEEMGADDVIHDGPVGIGIKPITEFGTKRLVREAIDYALENDRDSVTLVHKGNIMKFTEGQFRDWGYEVAEEEYGDEVITEDTLWEEQDGEVDDDTLVVNDRIADNMLQQLLTRTDNYDVIATMNLNGDYMSDAAGAQIGGLGIAPGGNFGEGRMLAEPVHGSAPKYEGQDKVNPTAMILSGRMMLEYMGWDDAADLVRDAVEETISSGKVTYDLERQLEDAEKLATSEYAEEVVDNIEKLA
- the map gene encoding type II methionyl aminopeptidase, coding for MSETEVDLEAEMYEKHREAGEILAQVREEAADRVEVGASHLEVAEYAEDRIRELGGKPAFPVNISIDEEAAHATPSIGDESTFGEEMVNLDIGVHVDGWLADTAITVDLSGNPELAEASEQALEAALDVIEPGVNTGDIGAEIEDVIDGYGFNPVVNLTGHGLGHWEQHTSPNIPNRAVSQGTTLETGDVVAIEPFATDGGGKVTEGSSEEIFSLEREGSVRNRQAREALEQITDEFRTLPFATRWLETDRPEVALRRLKRNDIVHGYPVLKEDDGFLVSQKEHTVIVTDDGCEVTTR
- a CDS encoding DUF7835 family putative zinc beta-ribbon protein, giving the protein MATTDNSFNGITEHCDECELDTLHEVSVQIRTESLKQENAQFSREPYRVAECQRCGNRSSQRMNNA